GCGGCCGGCTCGTCGGAGACAGCGACCAGCACGGGACGCCGGGGCGCGACGTCGTCGCCGCGCTCCCACGCCTCGAGCTCGGCCCGGATCACCCGCAGCGGGAGGTAGCGGTCGCGTTGCGCGGTCAGCACGAAACGCAGCCGGTCGACGTCGCGCCAGCTGTATTTGCGGTAGCCCGCCGGCGTGCGCTGCGGCTCGACCAGCCCCTCCGCCTCGAGGAAGCGCAGCTTGGAGATGGTGGTGTCAGGGAACTCCGGGCGCAGTTCGGCCAGGACCTCACCGATGCTCATACGCGGAAGCGTGCGCGGGTCGGCGCCGGCCGCCGCGCCCGGGGCACGTTCGGTCACGCGTCGCCTCCCGCGTCAGCCGCGCGCGGACTCCTCGTCGGGCCGTGGACCGGCGATGAACACCAGCCGGAACTTGCCGATCTGCACCTCGTCGCCGTTGCTGAGCGTCGCCGCTTCGACCCGTTCGCGGTTGACGTAGGTGCCGTTGAGGCTGCCCACGTCGCGCACCGTGAAGGTGCCGCCGTCGCGGTGGAACTCGGCGTGGCGACGGGAGACCGTCACGTCGTCGAGGAAGATGTCACTGTCGGGGTGCCGGCCGCTCGTGGTCACGTCGTGGTCCAACAGGAACCGGGCGCCAGCGTTGGGGCCGCGCCGGACGACCAGCAAGGCCATTCCCGGCGGCAGCGAGCCCGACATGCGGCCGGGCACGACGTCAGCGTCGGGGCCCTCCAGCACTTCGTCGAGCGAGCCCAGGTTGAGCGTCGACGTGACGTCGAGTGGGGGAAACTCGTCGTCGGGGCGCGTCATCGGTCCACCTCACGGATCTTTCGGCAGCGGCGCCGGACACCCCGGCCCCTTTGGGCAGCAACTTGAACAAGTCAAAAACAACCTCGCGAGCCTAGCCAGCCCTGAAATCCAGGGTCAACCAGACGCGCGGGCACTTCTGGACGCTCCGAAGGGTTGGATCAACCCTCGGTGATTTCCCGGTAGGCGGCGGCCGTCAGCAGGCCGTCGAGAGCAGCCGGGTCACTCGGCTCGATCTCGACCAGCC
This genomic interval from Asanoa ferruginea contains the following:
- the odhI gene encoding oxoglutarate dehydrogenase inhibitor Odhl, with protein sequence MTRPDDEFPPLDVTSTLNLGSLDEVLEGPDADVVPGRMSGSLPPGMALLVVRRGPNAGARFLLDHDVTTSGRHPDSDIFLDDVTVSRRHAEFHRDGGTFTVRDVGSLNGTYVNRERVEAATLSNGDEVQIGKFRLVFIAGPRPDEESARG